TTCAGCGTCTCGCGGTCCAGGGTGAAGAGCGAGGACCGGTCGGAGAGCGCGGCGATCCGGCCGCCGCGGTCGACGGCGAGCGCGGAGAGGTTGCCGACGAAGGTGTCGTCGTACGTCGTCTTGTCGAGCACGTCGGAGTAGCTCGTGATCGAGACGGCGGGCGAACAGGCGTGGACGCCCGGGGCTTTGCCGCTGTGGGCGTCGGCCGGAGCGGCGGCGGTCACACAGGTGGCCGCCGCCAGGCCGGCGGTGACGGTGGCGAGTACGGATCTCATGCGCATGCCGGTCACCGTAGGACGGCCGGCTGACGCGCGGGAGACCGCCTCGTGAAGCGTCAGCCCGCGGACGGCACCGCCGGGATCGCTTCCTGGGGGTTGGTCGTGGGCACGTAGCGCAGCACGCTCGCGCTGGTCGTGGAGGCGGTCGGCACCAGGTCCTTGTGGATGGCCTTGGCGACGGCCTGGATGGTGTTGACGCCGTACTGCATGGTGCTGTTGTCCTGTGTCAGCACGGTGATCATGTAGTCGTGGCCCGCGCCGTTGAACGTGCCGATGCTGTGCACGCGCCAGCCGTGCGTGGCACGCGACAGCCAGCCGTTCTTGACGTGCACGGCGACCGAGGAGGGCGCTCCGGCCGGGGTGCCCCAGCGCTGCGAGGAGATGACCTTGCCCATCAACTTCAGCTCGTAGGCGCGGGAGTTGTCGCTCAGCACGGAGTTCTTGGCGGTGAGCAGCGCGAGCAGCTTCTGCTCGTCCCGGACGGTGATCTGGGTGAGACCCCAGTAGTTGTTGGCACCCGGCTTGGTCTGGGTCATCCCGGCGGCGGCGAGGAAACCTTTCACCTTGGTCACACCGAGCTGCTTCCACAGCGTGCTGGTGGCGTTGTTGTCCGACTGGGTGATCATGGCCGTGGCGAGGCTCTGCTCACGCGTGGTCAGATACCGGTTGTGCTTCTTGGCGTCCCACAGCAGCGTGGCCAGCACGGTGGCCTTGACGACGCTGGCGGAGTCGTACGCGGTGCTGCTCCGCAGGGTGCAGGTGGTCTTCGTCGAACGGTCGTAGAGACCGACGGCGACGGTGCCGGCGCGGCCCTTGAGCGCCGTGGTGATGTCCGTCTGCAGCTTGGTGGCCAGGCCCGTCTTGCTCGACGTACAGCTGACCTGCGGTGCCGTGGCGGCAGCGGCCGGTGCGGCGGCGGCCGCGAACGGCACGATCACCCCGGCGCCGAGGCCCGCCGCGAGCACACGGGCACGCCGGGATATCCGGTGAGTCATGGAGGTTCCCCATCCCCTTCGACCAATACGAGCGCGCCTGTGGCGCACTCGCCTCTCATGACTCACTTGGGTGGCCGAAAGTTGTACGCGTTTTCTGCGGACGGAGGTTCGGGGTAGCGAGGGGGCCGTCCTGAAGGCACGGAGAGATGCCGGAGGAGCGGCGGGCGGGCGGCTCTCTTACCCGCATCTCATCCATCCACAGCTCGCCCCCAGACAGAGCACAGCCCGTACCCACCGGCGGTGTGCACGGTGCACTGGTGACATCTGCCACCGACCCACTGCCCCCGGCTCCCGGCCCTTCCGTGGCCCCCGGCGCACCGGCCGCCGAGCCGCCCCAGGAGCCGTCGCCCACCCCCGCCGCGCCCCGCTGGTCCCTCCCCGCCCTGATCGCGATCATGGCGCTGGCCACGGTGCTGTACTCCTGGAACCTGTCGTCCTCCAGCCTGAACAGCTTCTACAGCGCCGCCGTGCTCAGTGGCACGCACAGCTGGGAGGCGTGGTTCTTCGGCTCGCTGGACGCGGGCAACTTCATGACCGTCGACAAGCCGCCGCTCGTCCTCATGGTCATGGGCCTGTTCTGCCGGGTCTTCGGCTTCGGCACCTGGCAGATGATGCTGCCGCTGATCGCCGCCGCGGTCGGCACGATCTGGATCCTGCACTCCTCGGTGAAGCGGGTGTTCGGGCACGGCGCCGCCGCGATCGCCGCGCTGGTGCTCGCGCTCACCCCGATCACCGTCGCCATCAACCGTGACAACAACCCCGACTCCCTGCTGGTGCTGCTGATGGTGGGCGGTGCGGCCCTGGCGCTGCGCTCCGCGCACAACGGCCGGCTGCTGCCGCTGCTCGGCTCCGCGGTGTGCTTCGGGCTCGCCTTCAACACCAAGATGCTCCAGGGCTACATCGCCCTGCCCGCCGTCTTCGCCATGTACCTGTACGCGGCCCGCCTCCCCCTGGTGAAGCGGATCGTCAACCTGCTGCTCGCGGGCGTGGCCCTGGCCGTCTCCAGCTTCTGGTGGGCGGCGGCCGTCTCCCTGGTGCCCGCCTCCGAACGGCCGTACATCGGCGGTTCGACCGACGGCACCGCCTGGAACCTGATCACGGGTTACAACGGCCTGGGCCGGGTCTTCGGCGGCGAGGGCAACGGCGGCGGGGGCGGCGGGGGCGGCGGGGGCGCCAACTTCGCCGGCACCGCCGGTCTCGGCCGGATGTTCAACGACATCCTCGGCGGCCAGATCTCCTGGCTGCTGCCCTTCGCCGCGATCGCCCTCGTCGGCGGTCTGATCCTGCGCGGCCGCGCCCCGCGCACCGACCTCACCCGCGCCGCGCTGATTCTCTGGGGCGGCTGGACCCTCTTCCACTACCTGACCTTCGCCATGGCCGAGGGCACCATGCACCCGTACTACACGACCGCGCTCGCCCCCGGCATCGCGGCCCTGTGCGGAGGCGGCGGCGTCATGCTGCTGCGGGCCTTCCGGGACGACAAGCGGTGGGTGTGGGCACTGCCCCTCGCCCTGGGCGCCACCGCGATCTGGTCGGTCGTGCTGCTGCGCCGGGCCTCCGGCTGGAACACCTGGCTGTGGCCGACGGTCGCGGTGCTGATGGCTGCGGCGATCGTGGGTCTCCTCCTCTTCCGGTCCGGACAGCGCGTACGGCTGCTGGCGGGCGCGCTGACCGCGGCGATCGTCGCCGCGCTGGCGGGTCCGACGGCGTACGCCGCCTCGGTGCCCTCCGGCTCGGGCGGCGGCATGGGCGGCACCAACCCGACGGCCGGTCCGACGACGGGCAACGGCATGGGCGGGCCCGGCGGCGGGGGTCGCGCGGGCGGCTTCCCCGGCGGTTCCGGCGGTTCCGGCGGTCCGGGCAACGGCGAGATGCCGGGTGGCACGCAACAGGGCGGCCAGACGGGTACGGTGCCGAGCGGCGCGCCCGGCGGTGCCTCCGGCGGCGGTATGCCCGGCGGCACCCAGCAGCGCAACGGCGAACTGCCCGGCGGCGGCGAGAACGGCGGCTTCCCCGGCGGCCGGCAGGCGGGCGGCGAGACGGGTACGCCCCCGAACGGCACCGGCGCCACCGGACAGCGCGGCGGCTTCGGCGGCGGTGGCATGGGCGGCATGGGCGGCGGCGCCGACAGCGAACTCGTCGCCTACCTGAAGAAGCACCGGGACGGCGCCAAGTGGCTGCTCGCGGTGTCCAGTTCACAGAGCGCCGCGCAGCTGATCGTCAGCACCGGGCAGCCCGTCATCTCGATGTGGGGCTGGTCCGGCACGGACAAGGCGATGACCCTCGCCAAGCTCAAGGAGCTGGTGAAGAAGGGCGAGCTGCACTACATCCAGCTCGGCGGTGGCATGGGCGGCGGCATGGGCCAGGGCGGCTCCGACAGCGTCAGCTCGCAGGTCACGGCCTGGGTGCAGAAGCACGCCACGGTGGTGAAGGAGAGCGCCTACAGCAAGAGCACCTCCACCACGCCGACGTCCAAGACCTCGACCGAGGCCTCGGCCGAGTCCGGCTCCCAGGCGCAGAGCGGCCAGACGTCGTCCGCGCTCTACCGCCTGAACCCGTCCGACCTGAACTGACCGCCCCTCAAGTGCCGGAAGGCCCCCGCCCATGTGACTGATGGGCAGGGGCCTTCCGGTGCGTCATGTCGCGCGCACAACAAGCGACTTGCCGGTTTCCGTCACCCAACCGACACGCTCCGTTCATTCCCTGAATCGCATGTCCATGTCACGCTCCGGTTGCCCGCTCGATCAACCCGCGTAGAACGGACGCCCCCACCATGCCCGCCACGCACATACGCCGCTGGAAGACGCTGGCGCTGACCACCTCAGCCGTCCTGGTAGGCCTCACCCTGCCGGCGATGACCGCCACTCCCGCGAGCGCCACGACGACCGCGTACGACAGCACGTACTACAAGAACGCGGTCGGCAAGACCGGCAGCGGCCTGAAGTCCTCGCTGCACACGATCATCAGCAGCCAGACCAAGATCTCGTACTCCGCGGTCTGGAACGCGCTCATGGTCACCGACCAGGACCCGAACAACAGCAACAACGTGATCCTGCTGTACAGCGGCACCTCGCGTGCCAAGTCGCTCAACGGCGGTGACACGGGCGACTGGAACCGCGAGCACGTGTGGGCCAAGTCCCACGGCGACTTCGGCGAGGTGACCGGTCCCGGCACGGACCTGCACCACCTGCGTCCCGCGGACGTCCAGGTCAACAGCATCCGCGGCAACAAGGACTTCGACAACGGCGGCAGCACGGTCAGCGGCGGGGGTGGAAGCCTCACCGACTCCGACTCGTTCGAGCCGCGCGACGCG
This portion of the Streptomyces mirabilis genome encodes:
- a CDS encoding serine hydrolase, with the translated sequence MTHRISRRARVLAAGLGAGVIVPFAAAAAPAAAATAPQVSCTSSKTGLATKLQTDITTALKGRAGTVAVGLYDRSTKTTCTLRSSTAYDSASVVKATVLATLLWDAKKHNRYLTTREQSLATAMITQSDNNATSTLWKQLGVTKVKGFLAAAGMTQTKPGANNYWGLTQITVRDEQKLLALLTAKNSVLSDNSRAYELKLMGKVISSQRWGTPAGAPSSVAVHVKNGWLSRATHGWRVHSIGTFNGAGHDYMITVLTQDNSTMQYGVNTIQAVAKAIHKDLVPTASTTSASVLRYVPTTNPQEAIPAVPSAG
- a CDS encoding glycosyltransferase family 39 protein: MTSATDPLPPAPGPSVAPGAPAAEPPQEPSPTPAAPRWSLPALIAIMALATVLYSWNLSSSSLNSFYSAAVLSGTHSWEAWFFGSLDAGNFMTVDKPPLVLMVMGLFCRVFGFGTWQMMLPLIAAAVGTIWILHSSVKRVFGHGAAAIAALVLALTPITVAINRDNNPDSLLVLLMVGGAALALRSAHNGRLLPLLGSAVCFGLAFNTKMLQGYIALPAVFAMYLYAARLPLVKRIVNLLLAGVALAVSSFWWAAAVSLVPASERPYIGGSTDGTAWNLITGYNGLGRVFGGEGNGGGGGGGGGGANFAGTAGLGRMFNDILGGQISWLLPFAAIALVGGLILRGRAPRTDLTRAALILWGGWTLFHYLTFAMAEGTMHPYYTTALAPGIAALCGGGGVMLLRAFRDDKRWVWALPLALGATAIWSVVLLRRASGWNTWLWPTVAVLMAAAIVGLLLFRSGQRVRLLAGALTAAIVAALAGPTAYAASVPSGSGGGMGGTNPTAGPTTGNGMGGPGGGGRAGGFPGGSGGSGGPGNGEMPGGTQQGGQTGTVPSGAPGGASGGGMPGGTQQRNGELPGGGENGGFPGGRQAGGETGTPPNGTGATGQRGGFGGGGMGGMGGGADSELVAYLKKHRDGAKWLLAVSSSQSAAQLIVSTGQPVISMWGWSGTDKAMTLAKLKELVKKGELHYIQLGGGMGGGMGQGGSDSVSSQVTAWVQKHATVVKESAYSKSTSTTPTSKTSTEASAESGSQAQSGQTSSALYRLNPSDLN
- a CDS encoding endonuclease I family protein — translated: MPATHIRRWKTLALTTSAVLVGLTLPAMTATPASATTTAYDSTYYKNAVGKTGSGLKSSLHTIISSQTKISYSAVWNALMVTDQDPNNSNNVILLYSGTSRAKSLNGGDTGDWNREHVWAKSHGDFGEVTGPGTDLHHLRPADVQVNSIRGNKDFDNGGSTVSGGGGSLTDSDSFEPRDADKGDVARMILYMAVRYDGGDGFADLEPDEKVNNGSAPFIGKLSVLKEWNDEDPPSAFEEKRNQVIYDSYQHNRNPFIDHPEWVEAIW